A genomic segment from Nymphalis io chromosome 7, ilAglIoxx1.1, whole genome shotgun sequence encodes:
- the LOC126769622 gene encoding V-type proton ATPase subunit D has product MSGKDKLAIFPSRGAQMLIKARLAGAQKGHGLLKKKADALQVRFRMILGKIIETKTLMGEVMKEAAFSLAEAKFTTGDFNQVVLQNVTKAQIKIRSKKDNVAGVTLPIFESYQDGSDTYELAGLARGGQQLTKLKKNFQSAVKLLVELASLQTSFVTLDEVIKVTNRRVNAIEHVIIPRLERTLAYIISELDELEREEFYRLKKIQDKKKIIKDKAEAKKAAMLLASRDVRDNIANLLDEGDEDLLF; this is encoded by the exons ATGTCTGGAAAAGATAAATTAGCGATTTTCCCGTCTCGGGG GGCTCAAATGTTAATAAAAGCCCGTCTGGCTGGAGCACAGAAAGGCCATGGTCTCTTGAAAAAGAAAGCAGATGCTTTACAAGTTAGGTTCCGTATGATCCTGGGAAAAATTATTGAG ACTAAAACCCTTATGGGTGAAGTAATGAAAGAGGCTGCATTTTCATTGGCAGAGGCTAAGTTCACTACAGGAGATTTTAATCAAGTTGTGTTGCAAAACGTTACTAAGGCTCAAATTAAGATCCGATCCAAGAAAGACAATGTTGCTG GTGTCACCCTCCCAATCTTTGAGTCATACCAAGATGGTTCGGATACATATGAGTTGGCTGGTCTTGCCCGAGGTGGCCAGCAGCTCACCAAGCTGAAGAAGAACTTCCAGAGCGCAGTAAAACTGCTCGTCGAATTGGCGTCCCTGCAGACGTCTTTCGTAACTCTGGATGAGGTTATCAAGGTCACCAATAGGCGTGTTAATGCTATTGAGCATG TTATTATCCCCCGGCTGGAGCGTACACTTGCGTATATTATCTCCGAACTGGACGAGTTGGAACGTGAGGAGTTCTACCGGCTCAAGAAGATTCAGGACAAGAAGAAGATTATTAAAGATAAGGCGGAAGCT AAAAAAGCTGCAATGCTCCTGGCTAGCAGAGATGTGCGCGACAACATCGCGAACTTACTCGACGAGGGAGACGAAGACTTGCTCTTCTAA